One window from the genome of Musa acuminata AAA Group cultivar baxijiao chromosome BXJ1-4, Cavendish_Baxijiao_AAA, whole genome shotgun sequence encodes:
- the LOC103982133 gene encoding alpha-1,6-mannosyl-glycoprotein 2-beta-N-acetylglucosaminyltransferase, translating into MAFYRKSRAVKDALPLRRMLPFALLVLLAVLLVTFLLRVGTVTSSSSFVNMYGGSAVWETDRSLVIHLKSELELPKQSILSMSLDQRNKLPPRNMDRFPNLAKDHTKIVLYVHNRPQYLRLVVSSLAAVEGISETMLIVSHDGYFAEMDRIVQDIRFCQAKQIFAPYSPHLFPDGFPGVSPGDCHDKDDPIVTKCNGTADQYGNHRSPRTVSLKHHWWWMMNTVWDGMEETKGFSGHILFIEEDHYIYPNAYRNLQLLIGLKPMKCPECYAANLSPMDVNSIGEGWDMLVAEKMGNVGYSFNRTVWRKIHTKAKEFCSFDEYNWDITMWATVYPSFGTPVYTLRGPRRSAAHFGKCGLHQGRGKSSSCIDNGEARFQLDEIDKILNIKPDWKVHVVKKQSGYQAGFKGWGGWGDERDRELCLSFAYMYHDVQISSG; encoded by the coding sequence ATGGCCTTTTATAGGAAATCTCGAGCTGTGAAAGATGCACTTCCGTTGCGGCGAATGCTTCCCTTCGCCCTCCTAGTCCTTCTCGCGGTGCTGCTTGTGACCTTTTTACTCAGAGTGGGAACAGTTACTTCCTCTTCTTCGTTTGTGAACATGTATGGAGGCTCTGCTGTTTGGGAAACCGACCGCTCGCTGGTGATACATCTCAAATCCGAGCTGGAGTTGCCGAAACAGAGCATCCTGTCCATGTCCTTGGATCAGAGGAACAAATTGCCCCCCAGGAACATGGATCGTTTTCCAAACCTGGCCAAGGATCACACAAAGATCGTCCTTTACGTGCACAACCGCCCCCAGTACCTCCGGTTGGTAGTAAGCAGCCTCGCGGCTGTGGAGGGGATCAGCGAGACAATGCTGATCGTCAGCCACGATGGCTACTTCGCCGAGATGGACAGGATCGTTCAGGACATCCGGTTCTGCCAGGCCAAGCAGATCTTTGCGCCCTACTCTCCGCACTTATTCCCCGATGGCTTTCCGGGCGTCTCGCCTGGTGATTGCCACGATAAGGATGACCCCATCGTGACCAAGTGTAATGGGACAGCTGACCAATATGGTAACCACAGGTCACCAAGGACCGTCTCATTGAAGCATCACTGGTGGTGGATGATGAATACTGTGTGGGATGGTATGGAGGAAACCAAGGGATTCTCTGGTCACATTCTTTTCATTGAAGAGGACCATTATATCTATCCGAATGCTTACCGGAACCTTCAGTTGCTTATAGGATTGAAGCCCATGAAATGCCCTGAGTGTTATGCTGCCAACTTGTCACCCATGGATGTGAACTCCATCGGAGAAGGCTGGGATATGCTGGTTGCTGAGAAAATGGGCAATGTGGGTTATTCCTTTAATCGGACTGTTTGGAGGAAGATCCATACAAAAGCAAAGGAGTTTTGCTCATTTGATGAGTATAACTGGGACATAACTATGTGGGCTACTGTCTATCCATCATTTGGGACCCCGGTTTACACTCTGAGAGGTCCTAGGAGAAGTGCTGCCCATTTTGGTAAATGTGGGCTGCATCAGGGACGAGGGAAGAGTAGTTCATGCATCGATAATGGGGAAGCAAGATTTCAACTAGATGAAATTGACAAGATTCTTAACATAAAACCTGATTGGAAGGTGCATGTTGTCAAGAAGCAAAGTGGTTACCAAGCAGGTTTTAAAGGTTGGGGAGGCTGGGGCGATGAGAGAGACCGAGAGCTTTGTTTGAGTTTTGCATACATGTATCATGATGTGCAAATATCATCAGGTTGA
- the LOC103982132 gene encoding protein PYRICULARIA ORYZAE RESISTANCE 21 isoform X1 → MLFCQYSWSFRVWFYYSLLHIATVIIKVDLDCCLCSKKIKKAICKLQKQYKIQSIAYDEKDDTVTVSGPFNPDCFIKKLCCLASKVIKDIQIKPGNPPPEPEPAPPPPEPAPPTPEPPPPPGPEPPPPPGPEPPPPPTPEPPPPPAPEPPPPPPPKPDPTPPPDVVVKAPMWAFRTPVWPVCCYQPCPCYEPRYGSCRCCSCGLVTDEPPPPAMYYGGPPCYEVQGYKIVCEEEPPYGCSIMKT, encoded by the exons ATGTTATTCTGTCAGTACTCGTGGAGTTTTCGGGTGTGGTTCTACTACTCCTTGCTGCAT ATTGCCACGGTGATCATAAAGGTCGATCTTGACTGCTGCCTCTGCTCCAAGAAGATTAAAAAAGCTATATGCAAGCTCCAAA AACAATACAAGATCCAGTCCATCGCCTACGATGAGAAGGACGACACTGTGACGGTCTCCGGCCCCTTCAATCCCGACTGCTTCATCAAGAAGCTCTGCTGCCTCGCCTCCAAGGTGATCAAAGACATCCAGATCAAGCCGGGCAACCCGCCACCCGAACCGGAACCGGCTCCTCCCCCACCCGAACCGGCCCCTCCTACACCCGAACCTCCGCCACCTCCTGGGCCCGAACCACCGCCGCCTCCTGGGCCCGAACCACCGCCGCCGCCCACGCCCGAACCACCGCCACCTCCTGCTCCtgaaccgccgccgccgccgccaccgaagCCCGACCCGACCCCGCCCCCCGATGTGGTGGTGAAGGCGCCTATGTGGGCTTTCCGGACCCCGGTGTGGCCGGTCTGCTGCTACCAGCCGTGCCCCTGCTACGAGCCGCGCTACGGGTCCTGCCGCTGCTGCTCGTGCGGCCTGGTGACAGACGAACCGCCTCCACCAGCCATGTACTACGGCGGCCCTCCGTGTTACGAGGTACAGGGCTACAAGATCGTCTGCGAGGAGGAGCCTCCCTACGGCTGCTCCATCAT GAAAACATAA
- the LOC103982132 gene encoding protein PYRICULARIA ORYZAE RESISTANCE 21 isoform X2, translated as MAEKIATVIIKVDLDCCLCSKKIKKAICKLQKQYKIQSIAYDEKDDTVTVSGPFNPDCFIKKLCCLASKVIKDIQIKPGNPPPEPEPAPPPPEPAPPTPEPPPPPGPEPPPPPGPEPPPPPTPEPPPPPAPEPPPPPPPKPDPTPPPDVVVKAPMWAFRTPVWPVCCYQPCPCYEPRYGSCRCCSCGLVTDEPPPPAMYYGGPPCYEVQGYKIVCEEEPPYGCSIMKT; from the exons ATGGCAGAGAAG ATTGCCACGGTGATCATAAAGGTCGATCTTGACTGCTGCCTCTGCTCCAAGAAGATTAAAAAAGCTATATGCAAGCTCCAAA AACAATACAAGATCCAGTCCATCGCCTACGATGAGAAGGACGACACTGTGACGGTCTCCGGCCCCTTCAATCCCGACTGCTTCATCAAGAAGCTCTGCTGCCTCGCCTCCAAGGTGATCAAAGACATCCAGATCAAGCCGGGCAACCCGCCACCCGAACCGGAACCGGCTCCTCCCCCACCCGAACCGGCCCCTCCTACACCCGAACCTCCGCCACCTCCTGGGCCCGAACCACCGCCGCCTCCTGGGCCCGAACCACCGCCGCCGCCCACGCCCGAACCACCGCCACCTCCTGCTCCtgaaccgccgccgccgccgccaccgaagCCCGACCCGACCCCGCCCCCCGATGTGGTGGTGAAGGCGCCTATGTGGGCTTTCCGGACCCCGGTGTGGCCGGTCTGCTGCTACCAGCCGTGCCCCTGCTACGAGCCGCGCTACGGGTCCTGCCGCTGCTGCTCGTGCGGCCTGGTGACAGACGAACCGCCTCCACCAGCCATGTACTACGGCGGCCCTCCGTGTTACGAGGTACAGGGCTACAAGATCGTCTGCGAGGAGGAGCCTCCCTACGGCTGCTCCATCAT GAAAACATAA
- the LOC103982131 gene encoding uncharacterized protein LOC103982131: MATPALFIPTVGNGFVRSSFPRFSFPSLSAARIIKPARIYANLGGADGEAKPAKKKFITREEEPDQYWQTAGERKGENPMKTPLPYIIIFGMSTPFVILAIAFANGWIKMPMK; the protein is encoded by the exons ATGGCCACCCCGGCTCTCTTCATCCCCACCGTCGGCAATGGCTTTGTGCGCAGCTCATTCCCGCgcttttcctttccttctctttccgCCGCAAGAATCATCAAACCAGCCAGGATCTACGCAAATCTAG GTGGAGCGGATGGAGAGGCGAAACCTGCCAAGAAGAAGTTCATCACCAGGGAAGAAGAACCAGACCA ATATTGGCAGACGGCAGGTGAGAGGAAAGGGGAAAACCCCATGAAGACACCTTTGCCGTACATCATCATCTTCGGTATGTCGACGCCTTTCGTCATCCTCGCCATTGCATTTGCTAATGGCTGGATCAAGATGCCCATGAAgtga
- the LOC135671936 gene encoding oligopeptide transporter 3-like → MASNKSSVPQESAPEVAAAAGEEKDYRPVEEVALVVPETDDPSLPVMTFRAWFIGLASCTILIFLNTFFTYRTQPLTISAILAQITALPVGRFMASVLPNREVRVFRNWGFNLNPGPFNIKEHVIITIFANCGVSIGGGDAYSIGAITVMKAYYKQSLSFLCGLIIVLTTQILGYGWAGMLRRYLVDPAEMWWPSNLAQVSLFRALHEKDSRSKGLTRMQFFVLFFVASFAYYTLPGYLLPILTFFSWICWSWPRSITAQQIGSAYHGLGVGAFTLDWAGISAYHGSPLVTPWFSILNTAVGFIMFIYIIVPLCYWKFNTFDARKFPIFSNQLFTTRGQKYDTTKILTPNYDLNVAAYESYGKLYLSPLFALSIGSGFARFTATIVHVLLFHGSDIWRQSKSAMNSAKVDIHAKLMKKYKQVPHWWFLILLAASVILSLMMSFVWKEEVQLPWWGMIFAFGLACLVTLPIGVIQATTNQQPGYDIIAQFIIGYVLPGKPIANLLFKIYGRISTIHALSFLADLKLGHYMKIPPRCMYTAQLVGTVVSGVVNLAVAWWMLGSIENICDVDALHPESPWTCPKYRVTFDASVIWGLVGPGRLFGHGGLYRNLVWLFLVGAALPVPVWALSKIFPEKKWIPLINIPVISYGFAGMPPATPTNIASWLITGTIFNYFVFRYRKGWWQKYNYVLSAALDAGTAFMGVLLFFALQNANHNLRWWGTELDHCPLASCPTEPGISVKGCPVF, encoded by the exons ATGGCATCCAATAAAAGCTCCGTACCTCAAGAGTCGGCGCCGgaggtggcagcggcggcgggggAGGAGAAGGACTACCGCCCGGTGGAGGAGGTGGCGCTGGTGGTGCCGGAGACCGACGACCCTTCGCTCCCGGTGATGACATTCCGGGCCTGGTTCATCGGCCTCGCCTCCTGCaccatcctcatcttcctcaacaCCTTCTTCACCTACCGCACGCAGCCGCTCACCATCTCCGCCATCCTGGCGCAGATCACGGCGCTCCCTGTCGGTCGCTTCATGGCGTCGGTGCTGCCCAACCGGGAGGTCAGGGTGTTCCGGAACTGGGGGTTCAACCTCAACCCGGGCCCCTTCAACATCAAAGAGCATGTTATCATCACCATCTTCGCCAACTGCGGGGTGTCCATCGGCGGCGGAGATGCCTACTCCATCGGCGCCATCACCGTCATGAAGGCGTACTATAAGCAGAGCTTGAGCTTCCTCTGCGGGCTCATCATAGTGCTCACCACTCAG ATACTTGGTTATGGATGGGCAGGGATGCTGAGGAGATACCTCGTAGATCCTGCTGAAATGTGGTGGCCATCTAACCTCGCCCAAGTTTCACTCTTCAG AGCACTTCATGAGAAGGATTCGAGGTCGAAAGGGCTAACCAGGATGCAGTTCTTCGTGCTGTTCTTCGTTGCAAGCTTTGCGTACTACACACTGCCTGGCTATCTCTTGCCCATACTGACCTTCTTCTCGTGGATCTGCTGGTCATGGCCTCGCAGTATAACTGCTCAGCAGATTGGGTCAGCTTACCACGGCCTTGGTGTCGGTGCCTTCACGCTGGACTGGGCAGGGATCTCTGCGTATCATGGCAGTCCTCTGGTCACTCCATGGTTCTCCATTCTGAACACAGCAGTTGGTTTCATCATGTTCATCTACATCATAGTACCGTTGTGTTACTGGAAATTCAACACCTTTGATGCCCGGAAGTTTCCCATCTTCTCGAATCAGCTCTTCACTACCAGAGGGCAGAAGTATGATACTACCAAGATATTGACGCCCAACTATGATCTCAATGTAGCTGCGTATGAGAGCTATGGAAAGCTCTACTTGAGTCCACTTTTTGCGCTCTCCATCGGATCAGGTTTTGCAAGATTTACAGCCACCATCGTCCATGTTCTCCTGTTCCATGGCAG CGACATTTGGAGGCAGAGCAAGTCGGCAATGAACTCTGCCAAGGTGGACATCCATGCTAAGCTAATGAAGAAGTACAAACAAGTTCCTCACTGGTGGTTCCTCATTCTACTAGCGGCAAGTGTCATCTTGTCATTGATGATGTCGTTTGTCTGGAAAGAGGAGGTGCAGCTGCCTTGGTGGGGGATGATATTTGCCTTCGGGTTAGCTTGCCTCGTCACTCTTCCCATTGGGGTCATTCAGGCAACCACAAACCAG CAACCTGGATACGATATTATAGCCCAATTCATCATCGGTTACGTACTTCCAGGGAAGCCTATTGCCAATCTGCTGTTCAAGATATATGGCAGAATCAGCACCATCCATGCACTCTCCTTCCTTGCTGACCTCAAACTCGGTCACTACATGAAGATCCCACCCAGGTGCATGTACACCGCTCAG CTCGTTGGAACTGTGGTTTCCGGTGTCGTCAACCTTGCAGTGGCGTGGTGGATGTTGGGAAGCATCGAGAACATCTGTGACGTTGATGCACTGCACCCTGAGAGCCCATGGACTTGCCCCAAGTACCGAGTTACCTTCGACGCTTCTGTCATATGGGGCCTCGTAGGACCTGGCCGCCTCTTCGGGCATGGAGGACTGTACCGGAACCTGGTGTGGCTGTTCCTCGTCGGAGCAGCGTTACCCGTTCCCGTGTGGGCACTGAGCAAAATCTTTCCGGAGAAGAAGTGGATTCCTTTGATCAACATACCAGTCATCTCCTACGGCTTCGCCGGAATGCCTCCTGCAACCCCAACCAACATAGCGAGCTGGCTCATCACCGGAACCATCTTCAATTACTTTGTTTTCAGATACAGAAAGGGATGGTGGCAGAAGTACAACTACGTTCTCTCCGCCGCACTGGATGCAGGGACAGCGTTCATGGGTGTGCTGCTGTTCTTCGCCCTCCAGAATGCGAATCACAATCTGCGATGGTGGGGCACAGAGCTCGATCACTGTCCGTTGGCATCATGCCCCACCGAACCTGGGATATCAGTAAAAGGATGTCCGGTGTTTTAG
- the LOC135672251 gene encoding transcriptional regulator STERILE APETALA-like, with protein MSSSPPERRGGGGEGERGEEAAAPVARAAAGLGRRRSGDPSSSRQRSADEVWPEHFVEAVAAQVAVDATRSAGRLAAAPAVVAVFQDITQFPCLSCGGIDGDLQVCSTWRDVSRSELLWQDLCRRVWSRRRSSLPSWRDEFVRLHRTAANFRFRRCAYSQLLPASSDALSCRRLALSDHHLAAGFHDGSVLLFDLPAGQLLATYRADPHRDRLGRFSQAISGIILLAEPDESLTFSSQDGDIHVASLDVSGSVRRAHVGNLMEDGTLVDFTGDARWWVGLFAGVPGRSWHIWGADTEQLVYVGGTLTDSNAILGWHMLTDLSRPVLARTRIAEPGIVVGCTASSMEVVDLNDSGTILNQLELPHGAVVDSVDACEGRVMAADSRGLAKVREVPTLQELCRFGTGRRVEGQQQQGTVRVKACMNWCYAIVCSGRGVRVWDATTGAYLYSFRERIGEAAVAAASDRYISAWADDSGLHLWDFGDL; from the exons ATGTCGAGCTCGCCGCCGGAACGACGCGGAGGCGGGGGCGAGGGGGAGAGGGGAGAGGAAGCCGCCGCCCCCGTAGCACGCGCGGCCGCTGGCCTCGGGCGCCGCCGTTCGGGGGATCCTTCCTCGTCGCGGCAGAGGTCCGCCGACGAGGTCTGGCCGGAACACTTCGTGGAGGCTGTCGCCGCCCAGGTCGCCGTCGACGCCACTCGCTCCGCCGGGCGCCTGGCCGCCGCGCCTGCCGTCGTCGCCGTGTTCCAG GACATTACTCAGTTTCCATGTTTGAGTTGTGGTGGCATTGATGGGGACTTGCAGGTGTGCTCGACGTGGAGAGACGTTTCCCGTTCGGAGCTCCTGTGGCAGGATCTCTGCCGCCGCGTTTGGTCTCGTCGGCGTTCCTCGCTCCCGTCCTGGCGCGACGAGTTCGTTCGCCTCCACCGCACTGCCGCCAACTTCCGGTTCCGCCGCTGTGCCTACTCCCAGCTGCTGCCTGCCTCCTCCGACGCACTCTCCTGCCGCCGTCTCGCCCTCTCGGACCACCACCTTGCTGCCGGCTTCCACGATGGCTCCGTCCTTCTGTTCGATCTCCCTGCCGGACAGCTGCTCGCCACCTACAGGGCCGACCCTCACCGCGACCGCCTCGGCCGCTTCTCCCAGGCTATCTCCGGCATCATACTCCTCGCTGAGCCCGACGAGAGCCTGACCTTCTCTTCCCAGGACGGAGACATCCACGTGGCCAGCCTTGACGTCTCTGGCTCCGTCCGGCGTGCCCACGTCGGGAACCTTATGGAGGACGGAACGCTGGTGGACTTCACCGGCGACGCTCGGTGGTGGGTGGGCTTGTTCGCAGGTGTTCCCGGGCGGTCGTGGCACATCTGGGGCGCCGACACCGAGCAGCTGGTGTATGTGGGTGGTACCTTGACGGACTCCAACGCTATCCTGGGTTGGCACATGCTCACCGACTTGTCTCGCCCGGTGCTCGCCCGCACGAGGATTGCGGAGCCAGGAATCGTGGTTGGGTGCACCGCTTCGAGCATGGAGGTGGTGGACTTGAACGACAGCGGCACAATCCTAAACCAGCTCGAACTCCCGCACGGCGCGGTCGTGGACTCGGTTGACGCGTGCGAGGGCCGGGTGATGGCCGCGGACTCGCGAGGTCTGGCGAAGGTGCGGGAggtgccgacgctgcaggagcttTGCAGGTTCGGCACCGGGAGGCGGGTGGAGGGACAGCAGCAGCAGGGAACGGTGCGTGTCAAAGCGTGCATGAACTGGTGTTACGCGATCGTGTGTTCCGGTCGCGGAGTTCGGGTATGGGATGCGACGACCGGCGCGTACTTGTACAGCTTCAGGGAGCGGATAGGCGAGGCCGCCGTCGCTGCTGCCAGTGACCGGTACATCTCTGCCTGGGCCGACGATAGTGGTTTGCACCTGTGGGATTTTGGAGACTTGTAG
- the LOC135672252 gene encoding LOW QUALITY PROTEIN: uncharacterized protein LOC135672252 (The sequence of the model RefSeq protein was modified relative to this genomic sequence to represent the inferred CDS: deleted 2 bases in 1 codon; substituted 2 bases at 2 genomic stop codons): MDPVAAGAPMEDDDARGIISDGPAADPITDDHSRRATTSPPSLQLFNCWEDDNGLGIKSDGPAAVPIADDPRRRESSMLALDDTDYSVNGIGDGEDDNARGIISDGPAADPITDDHRCRATTSPPALQLFNCWEDDNALGIISDGPAPVPIADDPRRRGTTSPPCLQLFNCLXSSCRRXRESSMLALDDTDYSVNGIGDGEDDNARGIITDGPAADPITDDRRCRATTSPPALQLFNCWEDDNALGIISDGPAPSSMLALDDTDYSVNGIGDGEDGNARGIITDGPAADPITDDRRCRATTSPPALQLFNCWEDDNALGIISDGPAPVPIADDHRHRESSMLALDDTDYYVNGIGDGEDDNARGIISDGPAADPITDDRRRQATTSPPALQLFNCWEDDNALGIISDGPAPVPIADDHRHRGTTSPPCLQSFNCCEDDNALGIISDGPAGVPIADDHRRRGTSSPPSLQLFDCCEDDNALGIIGNGPAADPIADDPRRRGESSMLALDDTDYSVNGIGDGESSDCHQVHAGESSRGDLYDEKSSDGFDVYELIGRDLRRALNFGEPSSSRGSDDLESSVPPSVEPPASVAYPSLFYSYPSDVASTDSQDRLPSHSVPDAAYYYDIFCPHLNPYPSSHYYISRPRAKELVRQSLLYYESIDLSAVMATSSCFLCSGRPIVTREVREQPPCSRCFQEFLDGREPEITQKVLAGFLRCSVYDMMMDCRGSDFILKLLHVADDVQRRQMEDYVRKDHRMLLKVAKDSSGSECVKELVKILKFPVGKALKCHVKQLMTCKNGKAVVDCCLEHLNYEANKVFIQAALNSFTELASDKCGCLALVSCMDYSMNPHRNLLLKKTTDGALGLSCHIYGNYVVQCALNMNVAWAAETICADLAGSLMELSVHKNGSYVVQRCLESSGRHHIIRGLDCLSQGELEDMLQHYYANYVLKTALAFFKVKPLSPHNPSLAPLKLSLTAIFLQRGCPFYRRLLDRLERLVLPYKNHIHASNVYKCIVDIRKRSV, from the exons ATGGACCCCGTCGCCGCCGGTGCTCCCATGGAAGACGACGATGCTCGTGGCATCATAAGCGATGGGCCAGCCGCAGACCCTATAACCGATGACCACAGCCGCCGAGCTACGACCTCTCCTCCCTCCCTTCAATTGTTCAATTGTTGGGAAGACGACAATGGTCTTGGCATCAAAAGCGATGGCCCAGCCGCAGTCCCTATCGCCGATGACCCCCGCCGCCGAG AGTCTTCCATGTTAGCCCTTGATGATACTGACTACTCCGTAAACGGAATCGGCGACGGTGAAGACGACAATGCTCGTGGCATCATAAGCGATGGGCCAGCCGCAGACCCTATAACCGATGACCACCGCTGCCGAGCTACGACCTCTCCTCCCGCCCTTCAATTGTTCAATTGTTGGGAAGACGACAATGCTCTTGGCATCATAAGCGATGGCCCAGCCCCAGTCCCTATCGCCGATGACCCCCGCCGCCGAGGTACGACCTCTCCTCCATGCCTTCAATTGTTCAATTGTTTGTGAAGTAGCTGCCGTAGA TAACGAGAGTCTTCCATGTTAGCCCTTGATGATACTGACTACTCCGTAAACGGAATCGGCGACGGTGAAGACGACAATGCTCGTGGCATCATAACCGATGGGCCAGCCGCAGACCCTATAACCGATGACCGCCGCTGCCGAGCGACGACCTCTCCTCCCGCCCTTCAATTGTTCAATTGTTGGGAAGACGACAATGCTCTTGGCATCATAAGCGATGGCCCAGCCCCA TCTTCCATGTTAGCCCTTGATGATACTGACTACTCCGTAAACGGAATCGGCGACGGTGAAGACGGCAATGCTCGTGGCATCATAACCGATGGGCCAGCCGCAGACCCTATAACCGATGACCGCCGCTGCCGAGCTACGACCTCTCCTCCCGCCCTTCAATTGTTCAATTGTTGGGAAGACGACAATGCTCTTGGCATCATAAGCGATGGCCCAGCCCCAGTCCCTATCGCCGATGATCACCGCCACCGAG AGTCTTCCATGTTAGCCCTTGATGATACTGACTACTATGTAAACGGAATCGGCGACGGTGAAGACGACAATGCTCGTGGCATCATAAGCGATGGCCCAGCCGCAGACCCTATAACCGATGACCGCCGCCGCCAAGCTACGACCTCTCCCCCCGCCCTTCAATTGTTCAATTGTTGGGAAGACGACAATGCTCTTGGCATCATAAGCGATGGCCCAGCCCCAGTCCCTATCGCCGATGATCACCGCCACCGAGGTACGACCTCTCCTCCATGCCTTCAATCGTTCAATTGTTGCGAAGACGACAATGCTCTTGGCATCATAAGCGATGGCCCAGCCGGAGTCCCTATCGCCGATGACCACCGCCGCCGAGGCacgtcctctcctccctctcttcaaTTGTTCGATTGTTGTGAAGACGACAATGCTCTTGGCATCATAGGCAATGGCCCAGCCGCAGACCCTATCGCCGATGACCCCCGCCGCCGAG GAGAGTCTTCCATGTTAGCCCTTGATGATACTGACTACTCTGTAAACGGAATCGGCGACGGTGAATCATCCGACTGCCATCAAGTTCATGCCGGGGAGTCGAGCAGAGGAGACTTGTACGACGAGAAATCGAGCGACGGCTTCGATGTCTACGAGTTGATAGGTCGTGATCTCAGACGAGCTTTAAATTTCGGTGAGCCGAGCTCGAGTCGCGGAAGCGACGACCTCGAGAGCTCGGTACCTCCTTCAGTCGAACCTCCTGCCTCCGTTGCATACCCGAGCCTCTTTTACTCCTATCCGTCCGACGTTGCATCCACCGACTCACAAGATCGTTTGCCTTCTCACTCCGTTCCTGATGCAGCCTATTATTACGATATATTCTGCCCTCACCTCAACCCATACCCATCTTCTCACTACTACATTAGCCGCCCGAGAGCTAAAGAATTAGTCCGGCAGTCGCTGCTCTACTATGAAAGTATTGACCTTTCGGCAGTCATGGCAACATCCTCCTGCTTTTTGTGCTCGGGACGTCCGATAGTGACTCGCGAAGTTCGGGAACAACCACCATGCAGTCGATGCTTCCAGGAATTCTTGGATGGTAGAGAACCTGAGATCACCCAGAAAGTCCTTGCTGGATTTCTTCGGTGCTCGGTGTACGACATGATGATGGACTGCAGAGGAAGCGATTTTATACTGAAACTGTTGCACGTCGCCGATGATGTACAGCGGAGGCAAATGGAGGATTACGTTAGGAAGGATCATCGCATGCTTCTCAAGGTTGCCAAGGATTCCTCCGG GAGTGAGTGTGTGAAAGAACTCGTCAAGATCCTCAAGTTTCCAGTAGGGAAGGCTCTCAAGTGTCATGTTAAACAACTTATGACCTGTAAGAACGGGAAAGCTGTGGTTGATTGCTGCTTGGAACATCTGAATTACGAAGCCAATAAG GTCTTCATTCAAGCTGCTCTGAACTCTTTTACGGAGTTGGCATCAGACAAATGTGGCTGCTTGGCCCTTGTGAGCTGCATGGATTACTCGATGAATCCTCACAGGAACCTGTTGCTGAAAAAGACTACAGATGGTGCACTTGGACTCTCTTGCCACATTTATGG AAACTATGTTGTGCAATGTGCCCTGAACATGAATGTGGCTTGGGCAGCGGAGACGATATGTGCTGATCTCGCAGGAAGCTTGATGGAGCTATCGGTGCACAAGAATGGCAGCTACGTCGTGCAGAGATGCCTCGAGTCGTCGGGGCGGCACCACATAATCCGAGGGTTGGATTGTCTAAGCCAGGGAGAGCTCGAGGACATGCTTCAACATTACTACGCCAACTACGTGCTGAAGACTGCATTGGCGTTCTTCAAGGTGAAGCCACTTTCTCCTCACAACCCATCTCTCGCTCCGTTAAAGCTGTCTCTTACCGCGATCTTTTTGCAGAGAGGTTGTCCCTTTTACCGGAGACTGCTCGATCGTCTTGAACGGCTCGTGCTCCCGTATAAGAATCACATACATGCGAGTAATGTGTACAAGTGTATCGTGGACATCAGAAAGCGCTCCGTCTGA